In a single window of the Lynx canadensis isolate LIC74 chromosome E2, mLynCan4.pri.v2, whole genome shotgun sequence genome:
- the XRCC1 gene encoding DNA repair protein XRCC1 isoform X4, whose amino-acid sequence MSPSESRSGSNPNRVRIFGPDKLVRAAAEKRWDRVKIVCSQPYSKDSPYGLSFIRFHSPPDKEEVEASPQKVTKLGQFRVKEEDEGANSLRPGALFFSRINKTSPATATDPAGPSYAAATLQASSAASSASPVSRAVGGASKVRLSDPGGVEKEGRSHRPRLIPTPQPQEAPKGKRKLDLNQEEKKMPGKASAQPSPPALKRPKLPAPTRTPASSTPVPASARGTVPGKTREATEPRGPRAGPQELGKILQGVVVVLSGFQNPFRSELRDKALELGAKYRPDWTPDSTHLICAFANTPKYSQVLGLGGRIVRKEWVLDCHRMRRRLPSRRYLMAGPSSSSEDEGGSHSGSSGDEAPKLPQKRPQTKTKPPQAAGPSSPQRPTTPEETKPASTGPREDTDTEGEQSEELGNGAEDSGDTEDELRRVAEQREQKQPPDQGENGEDPYAGSTDENTDNEGPPESPDLPVPELPDFFQGKHFFLYGEFPGDERRKLSRYVTAFNGELEDYMSDRVQFVITAQEWDPSFEEALMDNPSLVFVRPRWIYSCNEKQKLLPHQLYGVVPQA is encoded by the exons GACTCCCCCTATGGCCTGAGTTTTATACGGTTTCACAGCCCCCCAGACAAAGAGGAGGTGGAGGCCTCACCCCAG AAGGTGACCAAGCTTGGCCAGTTCCGCGTGAAGGAGGAGGATGAGGGTGCTAACTCCCTGAGACCCGGGGCCCTCTTCTTCAGCCGGATCAATAAGACATCCCCCG CCACAGCCACCGACCCAGCAGGACCCAGCTACGCAGCTGCTACGCTGCAGGCCTCTAGTGCCGCCTCTTCGGCCTCTCCAGTCTCCAGGGCAGTGGGCGGCGCCTCCAAGGTGAGATTATCAGACCCTGGTGgggtggagaaggaggggagaagccACAGGCCTCGTCTCATCCCAACCCCTCAGCCTCAGGAGGCccccaaagggaagagaaaattgGATTTgaaccaagaagaaaagaagatgcCCGGCAAAGCATCAGCCCAGCCCTCACCACCTGCCCTCAAGAGACCCAAAT TGCCAGCTCCCACCCGTACCCCAGCCAGCAGCACCCCAGTCCCTGCTTCAGCACGAGGCACAGTGCCAGGGAAGACCCGAGAAGCCACGGAGCCCAGGGGGCCCCGAGCTGGCCCGCAGGAGCTGGGGAAGATCCTTCAAGGTGTGGTGGTGGTGCTGAGTGGCTTCCAGAACCCCTTCCGCTCAGAGCTCCGGGACAAGGCCCTGGAGCTGGGGGCCAAGTATCGGCCAGACTGGACTCCAGACAGCACCCACCTCAT CTGTGCCTTTGCCAACACCCCCAAGTACAGCCAGGTCCTAGGCCTTGGAGGCCGCATCGTGCGGAAAGAGTGGGTGCTGGACTGTCACCGAATGCGGCGGCGGCTGCCCTCCCGGAG GTACCTCATGGCAGGGCCAAGCTCCAGCAGTGAGGATGAAGGGGGCTCTCACAGCGGCAGCAGTGGGGATGAAGCCCCCAAGCTCCCCCAAAAG cGCCCTCAGACCAAAACCAAGCCCCCTCAGGCAGCAGGACCCAGCTCACCCCAGAGACCCACAACCCCAGAAGAGACCAAACCAGCCTCAACAGGGCCTCGGGAAGATACTGACACTGAGGGGGAACAGTCAG AAGAACTGGGCAATGGGGCAGAAGATTCTGGGGATACTGAGGATGAGCTGAGAAG GGTGGCCGAGCAGAGGGAGCAAAAGCAGCCCCCTGACCAGGGGGAGAATGGCGAGGACCCGTATGCAGGATccacagatgagaacacagacAATGAGGGTCCCCCAGAGTCTCCCGACCTGCCAGTTCCGGAGCTCCCAG ACTTCTTCCAGGGCAAACACTTCTTCCTGTATGGGGAGTTCCCTGGGGACGAGCGGCGGAAGCTCAGCCGATATGTCACAGCCTTCAATGG GGAACTTGAAGACTATATGAGCGACCGGGTCCAGTTTGTGATCACAGCACAGGAGTGGGACCCCAGTTTTGAGGAG GCCCTGATGGACAACCCCTCCTTGGTGTTTGTCCGCCCCCGATGGATCTACAGTTGCAACGAGAAGCAGAAGTTACTTCCCCACCAGCTTTATGGGGTGGTGCCCCAGGCCTAA
- the XRCC1 gene encoding DNA repair protein XRCC1 isoform X3, with protein MVLLVTSSFMSPSESRSGSNPNRVRIFGPDKLVRAAAEKRWDRVKIVCSQPYSKDSPYGLSFIRFHSPPDKEEVEASPQKVTKLGQFRVKEEDEGANSLRPGALFFSRINKTSPATATDPAGPSYAAATLQASSAASSASPVSRAVGGASKVRLSDPGGVEKEGRSHRPRLIPTPQPQEAPKGKRKLDLNQEEKKMPGKASAQPSPPALKRPKLPAPTRTPASSTPVPASARGTVPGKTREATEPRGPRAGPQELGKILQGVVVVLSGFQNPFRSELRDKALELGAKYRPDWTPDSTHLICAFANTPKYSQVLGLGGRIVRKEWVLDCHRMRRRLPSRRYLMAGPSSSSEDEGGSHSGSSGDEAPKLPQKRPQTKTKPPQAAGPSSPQRPTTPEETKPASTGPREDTDTEGEQSEELGNGAEDSGDTEDELRRVAEQREQKQPPDQGENGEDPYAGSTDENTDNEGPPESPDLPVPELPDFFQGKHFFLYGEFPGDERRKLSRYVTAFNGELEDYMSDRVQFVITAQEWDPSFEEALMDNPSLVFVRPRWIYSCNEKQKLLPHQLYGVVPQA; from the exons GACTCCCCCTATGGCCTGAGTTTTATACGGTTTCACAGCCCCCCAGACAAAGAGGAGGTGGAGGCCTCACCCCAG AAGGTGACCAAGCTTGGCCAGTTCCGCGTGAAGGAGGAGGATGAGGGTGCTAACTCCCTGAGACCCGGGGCCCTCTTCTTCAGCCGGATCAATAAGACATCCCCCG CCACAGCCACCGACCCAGCAGGACCCAGCTACGCAGCTGCTACGCTGCAGGCCTCTAGTGCCGCCTCTTCGGCCTCTCCAGTCTCCAGGGCAGTGGGCGGCGCCTCCAAGGTGAGATTATCAGACCCTGGTGgggtggagaaggaggggagaagccACAGGCCTCGTCTCATCCCAACCCCTCAGCCTCAGGAGGCccccaaagggaagagaaaattgGATTTgaaccaagaagaaaagaagatgcCCGGCAAAGCATCAGCCCAGCCCTCACCACCTGCCCTCAAGAGACCCAAAT TGCCAGCTCCCACCCGTACCCCAGCCAGCAGCACCCCAGTCCCTGCTTCAGCACGAGGCACAGTGCCAGGGAAGACCCGAGAAGCCACGGAGCCCAGGGGGCCCCGAGCTGGCCCGCAGGAGCTGGGGAAGATCCTTCAAGGTGTGGTGGTGGTGCTGAGTGGCTTCCAGAACCCCTTCCGCTCAGAGCTCCGGGACAAGGCCCTGGAGCTGGGGGCCAAGTATCGGCCAGACTGGACTCCAGACAGCACCCACCTCAT CTGTGCCTTTGCCAACACCCCCAAGTACAGCCAGGTCCTAGGCCTTGGAGGCCGCATCGTGCGGAAAGAGTGGGTGCTGGACTGTCACCGAATGCGGCGGCGGCTGCCCTCCCGGAG GTACCTCATGGCAGGGCCAAGCTCCAGCAGTGAGGATGAAGGGGGCTCTCACAGCGGCAGCAGTGGGGATGAAGCCCCCAAGCTCCCCCAAAAG cGCCCTCAGACCAAAACCAAGCCCCCTCAGGCAGCAGGACCCAGCTCACCCCAGAGACCCACAACCCCAGAAGAGACCAAACCAGCCTCAACAGGGCCTCGGGAAGATACTGACACTGAGGGGGAACAGTCAG AAGAACTGGGCAATGGGGCAGAAGATTCTGGGGATACTGAGGATGAGCTGAGAAG GGTGGCCGAGCAGAGGGAGCAAAAGCAGCCCCCTGACCAGGGGGAGAATGGCGAGGACCCGTATGCAGGATccacagatgagaacacagacAATGAGGGTCCCCCAGAGTCTCCCGACCTGCCAGTTCCGGAGCTCCCAG ACTTCTTCCAGGGCAAACACTTCTTCCTGTATGGGGAGTTCCCTGGGGACGAGCGGCGGAAGCTCAGCCGATATGTCACAGCCTTCAATGG GGAACTTGAAGACTATATGAGCGACCGGGTCCAGTTTGTGATCACAGCACAGGAGTGGGACCCCAGTTTTGAGGAG GCCCTGATGGACAACCCCTCCTTGGTGTTTGTCCGCCCCCGATGGATCTACAGTTGCAACGAGAAGCAGAAGTTACTTCCCCACCAGCTTTATGGGGTGGTGCCCCAGGCCTAA